In Turicibacter sanguinis, a genomic segment contains:
- a CDS encoding undecaprenyl-diphosphate phosphatase encodes MGFIEYLKVIFLGFVEGITEWLPVSSTGHMILVDEFIKLNMSASFMEMFFVVIQLGAILAVIFMFWNKIFPFEFKGGFKIKQDTMNLWFKIIVACLPAAVIGLAFDDWLDEHFYNYQTVALMLIIYGVLFIVIENRNKGRKPVVTNLSQITYKFALMVGVFQLLALIPGTSRSGATILGAILIGASRYVASEFTFFLAIPVMFGASLLKLVKFGFAFTSAELITLALGSFVAFVVSIFAIKFLMGYIKKHDFKVFGWYRIILGIVVLAYFFFFGA; translated from the coding sequence GTGGGTTTTATTGAATACTTAAAAGTAATTTTCCTTGGATTTGTTGAGGGGATTACGGAATGGTTACCTGTTAGTAGTACAGGTCATATGATTTTAGTTGATGAATTTATTAAGTTAAATATGTCGGCTTCATTTATGGAGATGTTCTTTGTTGTCATTCAACTTGGGGCAATTTTGGCGGTTATCTTTATGTTTTGGAATAAGATCTTCCCATTTGAGTTTAAGGGTGGCTTTAAAATCAAACAAGATACGATGAATCTTTGGTTTAAGATTATTGTGGCATGTTTACCAGCAGCAGTTATTGGTTTAGCATTTGATGATTGGTTAGATGAACATTTTTATAATTATCAAACTGTTGCCTTAATGTTAATTATTTACGGGGTTTTATTTATTGTTATTGAGAATCGTAATAAAGGTCGTAAGCCAGTGGTAACGAATTTATCACAAATTACATACAAATTTGCTTTAATGGTTGGAGTTTTCCAATTACTTGCTTTAATTCCAGGAACATCTCGTTCAGGAGCAACGATTTTAGGAGCTATTTTAATTGGTGCTTCTCGTTATGTTGCATCAGAGTTTACGTTCTTCTTAGCTATTCCAGTTATGTTTGGAGCAAGTTTATTAAAACTTGTTAAATTCGGATTTGCTTTTACTAGTGCTGAATTAATTACGTTAGCTCTTGGATCATTTGTAGCATTTGTTGTTTCAATTTTTGCAATCAAGTTCTTAATGGGATATATTAAGAAACATGACTTCAAAGTATTTGGATGGTACCGCATTATCCTGGGTATTGTCGTTTTAGCCTATTTCTTCTTCTTTGGAGCATAA
- a CDS encoding winged helix-turn-helix transcriptional regulator — translation MTHSYLSSQLKELEADLIIKRTVYNETPLRVEYSLTDIGRQFLDVMENLCDWGFDYINYTTNL, via the coding sequence ATCACCCATAGTTACCTATCTTCACAACTTAAAGAACTTGAAGCCGACCTAATTATTAAACGAACAGTATACAACGAAACTCCACTAAGAGTTGAATACTCCCTCACCGATATCGGACGACAATTCCTTGACGTTATGGAAAATCTGTGTGATTGGGGATTTGATTACATTAACTACACAACTAATCTTTAA
- a CDS encoding CPBP family intramembrane glutamic endopeptidase yields MENYSYIETRKVFSRLGFALTFSILSVNVVQLIVAGFMSAVDPNLLMTDWANFFLIAVSFYLIGFPLAYCMMKKIPTAVSQEKKRLTLRQLVEYGLISYAVMILLNFLTTFLLSFIELFKTESIVNPVQQVILTGSPWLSLLCIVVLSPIIEELLFRKILLDRVRIYGDKVAIIFTAIAFGFYHGNLSQLFYAVGLGIILAYIVLKTNQLKYSIGIHMFVNAMGSLILPMLIGDGSDLLRAQIASVIVVILITFGTILIIKNRKKVELVQGDLTIPESKLMQLVWLNHGVFAYLLFSIALIIMVTVVT; encoded by the coding sequence GTGGAGAATTACTCTTATATTGAGACTAGAAAAGTTTTTAGTCGTCTTGGATTTGCCCTAACTTTTAGTATTTTATCTGTGAATGTTGTTCAACTCATTGTAGCGGGATTTATGTCAGCTGTTGATCCAAACTTATTAATGACAGATTGGGCTAATTTTTTCTTAATCGCAGTCAGTTTTTACTTAATTGGATTTCCATTAGCTTATTGTATGATGAAAAAAATACCGACAGCTGTTTCGCAAGAAAAGAAACGATTAACACTACGGCAACTCGTTGAATATGGATTAATTTCTTATGCTGTGATGATTCTTTTGAATTTTTTAACGACCTTCTTGCTGAGCTTTATAGAATTGTTTAAGACAGAATCCATTGTAAATCCCGTTCAACAGGTGATTTTAACTGGAAGTCCGTGGCTTAGCTTGTTATGTATTGTCGTTTTATCGCCAATTATTGAAGAACTTTTATTTCGGAAAATACTACTTGATCGGGTACGTATTTATGGAGATAAAGTGGCTATTATCTTTACTGCGATTGCATTCGGTTTTTACCATGGAAACTTATCACAACTATTTTATGCCGTTGGACTCGGTATCATTTTGGCCTACATCGTTTTAAAAACAAATCAACTTAAATATTCAATAGGAATTCATATGTTTGTCAACGCCATGGGTTCACTCATCTTACCCATGTTAATCGGAGATGGAAGCGACTTGTTAAGGGCTCAGATAGCTAGCGTTATTGTTGTTATTTTGATTACGTTTGGAACGATATTAATCATCAAAAATCGTAAAAAAGTTGAGCTTGTGCAAGGAGATTTAACGATTCCAGAAAGTAAGTTAATGCAACTTGTATGGCTTAATCATGGAGTTTTCGCTTACCTACTATTTAGTATCGCATTGATTATTATGGTTACTGTTGTAACTTAA
- a CDS encoding M3 family oligoendopeptidase, whose translation MKFNDFKYERPNYEQFKNEFGALVYKFEAATNAEEQLEIVNKINAMRSHIETMATLSSIRHSIDTRDEFYDSEQTYWDEQGPLYEEATSAFYHAIVKSPFRAELEEKLSKQFFTIAEFNLRSFSPEIIADLQEENKLSSLYTKLLASAKIPFDGEERTLPGMGKYLLSEDRQVREEASVAKYHFFEENEAEIDRIYDELVKVRTRIAKKLGCNNFVELGYTRMMRSDYNPEMVKNFRKQVLDYIVPVASSLYKRQEERLGYGELRYFDEKFEFKTGNATPKGSPEWILENGVKMYHELSPQTKEFFDFMVESELLDLVNKPGKAGGGYCTYIPEYKAPFIFSNFNGTAGDIDVLTHEAGHAFQVYSSRWIETPELNFPTYESCEIHSMSMEFFTWPWMELFFKEDTDKYKFTHLGSAIKFIPYGIVVDAFQHFVYENPEATPAERKAAWRNLEKQYLPHKNYEGCDFLERGGWWFQQAHIFNSPFYYIDYTLAQICALQFWKRMHDNREDAWNDYVRLCEVGGTKSFLGLVSYANLKSPFEDGCVSSIISDIKAWLDSVEDQKL comes from the coding sequence ATGAAATTTAATGATTTTAAGTATGAAAGACCAAATTATGAACAATTCAAAAATGAATTTGGTGCTTTAGTTTATAAGTTTGAGGCTGCAACGAATGCAGAGGAACAATTAGAAATTGTGAACAAAATTAATGCCATGCGTTCTCATATAGAAACAATGGCAACCTTATCTTCGATTCGCCATAGTATTGATACACGAGATGAGTTTTATGACTCTGAACAAACGTATTGGGATGAACAGGGTCCTCTTTATGAAGAAGCAACGTCTGCTTTTTATCATGCAATCGTTAAATCACCATTTCGTGCTGAACTTGAAGAGAAGTTAAGCAAACAATTCTTTACGATTGCAGAGTTTAATTTACGTTCATTCTCGCCTGAGATTATTGCGGATTTACAGGAAGAAAATAAATTATCTAGTCTTTATACAAAGTTATTAGCATCAGCTAAAATTCCATTTGATGGTGAAGAGCGTACGTTACCAGGAATGGGTAAATATTTATTAAGTGAAGATCGTCAGGTCCGTGAAGAGGCTTCAGTTGCTAAATACCATTTCTTTGAAGAGAATGAAGCTGAAATCGATCGTATTTATGATGAGTTAGTAAAAGTTCGTACACGTATTGCTAAAAAATTAGGATGTAATAATTTCGTTGAACTTGGATATACTCGTATGATGCGCAGTGATTATAATCCAGAGATGGTTAAAAACTTCCGTAAGCAAGTTTTAGATTATATTGTGCCAGTAGCAAGTTCTTTATATAAAAGACAGGAAGAGCGTTTGGGTTATGGGGAACTTCGTTATTTTGATGAAAAGTTCGAATTTAAAACAGGTAATGCGACACCTAAAGGAAGTCCAGAGTGGATTTTAGAAAATGGTGTGAAAATGTATCATGAACTTTCTCCACAAACAAAAGAATTCTTTGATTTCATGGTAGAAAGTGAGTTATTAGATCTAGTGAATAAACCGGGGAAAGCGGGTGGAGGATATTGTACTTATATTCCTGAATATAAAGCGCCATTTATCTTCTCTAACTTTAATGGAACAGCAGGGGATATTGATGTCTTAACGCATGAAGCGGGACATGCTTTCCAAGTTTATTCTTCACGCTGGATTGAAACACCTGAGTTAAACTTCCCAACGTATGAAAGTTGTGAGATTCATTCAATGAGTATGGAGTTCTTTACATGGCCTTGGATGGAATTATTCTTTAAAGAGGATACGGACAAATATAAATTTACTCACTTAGGATCAGCGATTAAATTTATTCCTTATGGAATTGTTGTGGATGCATTCCAACATTTCGTTTATGAAAATCCAGAAGCAACACCGGCAGAACGTAAAGCGGCTTGGCGTAATCTTGAAAAACAATACTTGCCACACAAAAACTATGAAGGATGTGACTTCCTAGAACGTGGTGGTTGGTGGTTCCAACAAGCACACATTTTCAATAGTCCATTTTATTATATCGACTACACATTAGCTCAAATCTGTGCCCTACAATTTTGGAAACGTATGCACGATAATCGTGAAGATGCATGGAATGACTACGTTCGTTTATGCGAGGTAGGTGGGACAAAATCGTTCCTCGGACTTGTATCATATGCAAATTTAAAATCACCATTTGAAGATGGATGCGTAAGCTCTATTATTTCAGACATTAAAGCGTGGCTAGATTCAGTTGAAGATCAAAAATTATAA
- a CDS encoding N-acetylglucosamine kinase has translation MYYMGIDGGGTKTRYVIANQEMDVLVDFESETIHIHQIGADELRNRLESHIKLACSKIDIQPTDLNFVFIGVPGYGESQADKEVIDDILAEVMQEIPYQVDNDGVVGWAAGCGCQPGINIVAGTGSIANGRNKEGLSLRCGGFGPNIGDDGSAHWIGLRVINEYTKQKDGRHEKTCLVDIIEEAYDITYLYEIVDIVFNRLKLSRPDIAKFSAIGAKAAQSGCIACQNLFHQAAHELALHIKTLAKQLNLTDSFAVSYSGGVFKSGDTILVPLANELQNLDCKIQAPLLEPCLGAVLLAYQLEGNNVTDELIQKLQAH, from the coding sequence ATGTATTACATGGGGATTGATGGTGGTGGAACAAAAACAAGATATGTGATTGCCAATCAAGAGATGGATGTCTTAGTGGATTTTGAAAGTGAGACGATACATATTCATCAAATTGGGGCGGATGAACTAAGAAATCGTCTTGAATCTCATATTAAACTAGCTTGTAGCAAAATTGATATCCAACCAACAGATTTAAACTTTGTCTTTATTGGGGTTCCAGGTTATGGAGAAAGTCAAGCAGATAAAGAAGTCATTGATGATATCTTAGCAGAAGTAATGCAAGAGATTCCCTATCAAGTGGATAATGATGGCGTTGTGGGATGGGCAGCAGGATGCGGGTGTCAGCCTGGAATCAACATTGTAGCGGGAACCGGTAGTATCGCAAATGGTCGAAATAAGGAAGGCCTCTCTCTTCGGTGTGGAGGTTTTGGTCCAAATATCGGAGATGATGGAAGTGCACACTGGATTGGACTTCGTGTCATTAATGAGTATACGAAACAAAAAGACGGGCGCCATGAAAAGACATGTTTAGTCGATATCATTGAAGAAGCTTATGACATTACCTATTTATACGAAATTGTGGATATCGTCTTTAATCGACTTAAACTTTCAAGGCCTGACATTGCAAAATTCTCAGCAATTGGGGCAAAAGCCGCCCAAAGCGGATGCATCGCCTGTCAAAATCTATTCCACCAAGCGGCACATGAACTTGCCTTACACATCAAAACATTAGCTAAACAATTGAATTTAACGGATTCATTTGCCGTCTCATATTCAGGTGGAGTTTTCAAATCAGGCGATACTATCTTAGTACCACTCGCTAACGAATTACAAAACTTAGATTGCAAGATTCAAGCACCGCTTCTAGAACCTTGTCTTGGGGCTGTCTTACTTGCTTATCAACTTGAAGGTAATAATGTGACAGATGAATTAATTCAAAAACTACAAGCACACTAA
- a CDS encoding sigma-70 family RNA polymerase sigma factor: protein MDEEQLVKQAISGDRHCLNILFGMHYKTVYGYLIKLTGDIQMSEDLVQETLLKATLNIEKFRGESKFLTYLIQIATNLYRNEVRKQSRIVYDDEIIQSVFSEGECDALIQVQFKEAMNALQDMSEEQRMSFILRHYYGYSIEEISNLFGVATGTTKSRIFNAIQKIRKKLGG, encoded by the coding sequence TTGGATGAGGAACAGCTTGTGAAACAGGCGATTTCAGGTGATCGGCACTGCTTAAATATATTGTTTGGGATGCATTATAAGACGGTTTATGGTTATCTCATTAAATTAACTGGGGATATTCAAATGTCGGAGGATTTAGTTCAGGAAACATTACTTAAAGCGACACTAAATATTGAAAAGTTTCGTGGAGAAAGTAAATTTTTGACTTACTTAATTCAAATTGCGACTAACTTATATCGAAACGAGGTAAGAAAGCAAAGTCGCATTGTTTACGATGACGAAATTATTCAATCGGTGTTTAGTGAAGGTGAGTGTGACGCGTTAATACAGGTTCAGTTTAAGGAAGCGATGAATGCCTTACAGGACATGAGTGAAGAACAGCGGATGAGTTTTATTTTAAGACATTATTATGGCTATAGTATTGAAGAGATTTCTAATTTATTTGGAGTTGCAACAGGAACGACAAAGTCGCGAATTTTTAATGCGATTCAAAAGATAAGAAAGAAGTTAGGAGGGTAG
- a CDS encoding VanZ family protein — MLQNILDNIFLGVILLIIVGIIYLPFYFILRKKQIPILRQLSYLGLAGIIFIILFATILISIIGSGLNFNPPYHRLNLIPFSWLFDTFTMSQVISNIIMFIPLGFLLPIVFKKFRSFFNTTLFAFAFSFFIECFQYFIGRSSDIDDLILNTLGGIIGYGIFILFNKWLSTQNWWKNLLQ; from the coding sequence ATGTTACAAAACATTTTAGATAATATATTCCTAGGAGTCATCCTCCTGATTATCGTTGGTATTATCTACTTACCGTTCTACTTTATCCTACGAAAAAAACAAATCCCTATTCTTAGACAACTTAGCTATTTAGGACTGGCAGGAATCATATTCATCATCCTATTTGCAACTATCCTAATAAGCATAATCGGAAGTGGATTAAACTTTAACCCACCTTATCATCGCCTTAACCTAATTCCATTTAGCTGGCTATTTGATACCTTCACAATGAGCCAGGTCATTTCGAATATAATCATGTTTATCCCCCTTGGATTTTTACTACCAATTGTATTCAAAAAATTTCGTTCTTTTTTTAATACCACACTTTTTGCTTTTGCTTTCTCATTCTTCATTGAATGCTTCCAGTACTTTATTGGGCGTTCATCAGACATTGATGATTTAATTCTAAATACACTTGGAGGCATCATTGGATATGGAATTTTTATTCTTTTTAATAAATGGTTATCAACCCAAAACTGGTGGAAAAACTTACTTCAATAA
- a CDS encoding (2Fe-2S)-binding protein gives MDLNKKLCYCFNITVGDIKEEIETGSTTLQEIQTETKAGLACKGCVKRVQETINLLLEEK, from the coding sequence ATGGATTTAAATAAAAAATTATGTTATTGCTTCAATATTACAGTTGGAGATATTAAAGAAGAGATTGAAACAGGATCAACAACATTACAAGAAATTCAAACCGAAACAAAAGCAGGTTTAGCTTGTAAAGGATGTGTTAAACGCGTTCAAGAAACAATTAACTTATTATTAGAAGAAAAATAA
- a CDS encoding GNAT family N-acetyltransferase — protein sequence MITLKEITKDNFWDCIELTVSKDQEDFVTSNAISIAQSKVQPECIPLAIYHHDIMVGFVMYCLDVDDNEYWIYRFMIDEKYQNMGYGTQALEQVIERIKEDKTHHNIFVGAHRDGEVAINLYKNFGFEFNGQIFGHEHVMVLTY from the coding sequence TTGAAGGAGATAACAAAAGATAATTTTTGGGATTGCATTGAATTAACAGTTTCTAAAGATCAAGAAGATTTCGTTACTTCAAATGCGATTTCCATCGCTCAGTCTAAAGTGCAACCAGAATGCATCCCACTTGCCATTTATCATCATGATATCATGGTCGGATTTGTGATGTATTGTCTTGATGTGGATGATAATGAGTATTGGATTTATCGTTTCATGATTGATGAAAAATATCAAAATATGGGATATGGAACACAAGCATTAGAGCAGGTCATAGAACGAATTAAAGAAGATAAGACTCATCATAATATTTTCGTTGGAGCTCACCGTGACGGTGAAGTTGCAATTAACCTTTATAAAAATTTTGGTTTTGAATTTAATGGCCAAATCTTTGGTCATGAGCATGTGATGGTTTTAACTTACTAA
- a CDS encoding YbjQ family protein, translating into MLIVTTDTIVGKEIIEVKGLVKGSTVRSKHIGKDIGAGLKTIVGGELKGYNEMLIEARQIAFGRMADEAESLGANAIVGVRLMSSAVMAGAAEMVAYGTAVVVK; encoded by the coding sequence ATGTTAATTGTCACAACAGATACGATTGTCGGAAAAGAGATTATTGAAGTAAAGGGATTAGTAAAGGGGAGCACTGTCCGTTCTAAACATATTGGAAAAGATATTGGAGCGGGATTAAAAACTATTGTTGGAGGAGAATTAAAAGGGTACAACGAGATGTTAATTGAAGCGCGTCAAATTGCATTCGGTCGCATGGCTGATGAAGCTGAAAGTCTAGGCGCTAATGCAATTGTTGGTGTCCGTTTAATGTCATCAGCTGTGATGGCAGGGGCTGCAGAAATGGTGGCTTATGGAACAGCAGTGGTGGTGAAATAA
- a CDS encoding zinc ribbon domain-containing protein, whose amino-acid sequence MEIKNYICPKCQNRSYEVDEFAATGGGLSKMFDVQNKRFTTITCTKCKYTEMYKGTTSDLENIFDFLLG is encoded by the coding sequence ATGGAAATTAAAAATTATATTTGTCCAAAATGTCAAAATCGCTCCTATGAAGTGGATGAGTTTGCTGCAACAGGTGGTGGGCTTTCCAAAATGTTTGATGTTCAGAACAAACGCTTTACAACGATTACATGTACTAAGTGTAAGTATACTGAGATGTATAAAGGAACAACGAGTGATTTAGAAAATATTTTTGATTTTTTACTTGGATAA
- a CDS encoding zinc ribbon domain-containing protein, which yields MIVMSILMSVVLFVVVCFGIGQVAWIYLDAKDRGDRLAIVWAIFAIFPIVYPILLPLPLIIYLLISRSFSYLCPTCNEKVNKDFSTCPHCGQALKEKCPNCGRTVESEWHYCPSCSAHIK from the coding sequence ATGATTGTGATGAGTATTTTAATGTCAGTTGTTTTATTTGTAGTCGTTTGTTTTGGAATTGGTCAGGTCGCGTGGATTTATTTAGATGCAAAGGATCGAGGTGATCGTTTGGCAATTGTTTGGGCAATTTTTGCAATTTTTCCGATTGTATATCCGATATTACTTCCGTTGCCATTAATTATTTATTTGTTGATTAGTCGTAGTTTCTCATATCTTTGTCCGACTTGTAATGAGAAGGTGAATAAGGATTTTAGTACATGTCCTCATTGTGGTCAAGCGTTGAAAGAAAAATGTCCAAATTGTGGAAGAACAGTCGAGTCAGAGTGGCACTATTGTCCGAGTTGTTCGGCACATATTAAATAA
- a CDS encoding DUF4825 domain-containing protein, with the protein MKRMILFICLLTLVGCGKSDSLLNYKNSYIGDNSAVGNILSLLPVNLQDYTFSLQTASEPYELTVNYSNTKLTNDDLNYSADILFTLIQNVEIIHFESENSSSTFLRPSDEFLQKIEKELTQAS; encoded by the coding sequence ATGAAACGAATGATTTTATTCATTTGTTTATTAACTCTAGTGGGGTGTGGAAAGTCTGATAGCTTATTAAATTATAAAAATTCTTATATTGGGGATAACTCAGCGGTTGGAAATATTCTAAGTTTATTACCTGTAAATCTTCAAGATTATACATTTAGTCTGCAAACCGCATCAGAGCCTTATGAATTAACAGTCAATTATTCTAATACTAAACTTACAAACGATGATTTAAATTATAGTGCTGATATATTATTTACACTGATTCAAAATGTTGAAATCATTCATTTTGAATCAGAAAATTCATCATCAACTTTCTTACGCCCATCTGATGAATTCTTACAAAAAATAGAAAAAGAACTAACTCAAGCGAGTTAG
- a CDS encoding AraC family transcriptional regulator: MPIQIYDLNLDKKNRELEVRGTPLFPCGAYFSDIISNVTGDIPWHWHDEFEVIVIKKGPIKISVSGTDYLLQTGEGLFINSNVLHSVYVFNDQPCLLNSLVFHKELICDTNENIFKQRYIQPLANCNALPSIPLYPHIKWQRIAIDCILTAYEAYESEKFGYELFIRNQLSHLFYLLVKHHQEALQQPQIENQEMKRLKKMLNFIHENYSKGVEVGQIAASANISIRECQRCFQKHVQMSPMQYLLKYRISVSAGLLLQTDATITEICNKVGFDSPSYYTKIFKRFMNTSPTAYRKKTIVR; this comes from the coding sequence ATGCCTATTCAAATATACGACCTAAATCTTGATAAAAAAAATCGCGAACTCGAAGTTCGCGGGACACCGTTATTTCCTTGCGGGGCCTATTTTTCAGATATCATAAGTAATGTAACAGGTGATATTCCCTGGCACTGGCACGATGAATTCGAAGTCATTGTCATTAAGAAAGGTCCAATTAAAATTAGCGTCAGCGGAACTGATTACTTACTTCAAACAGGTGAAGGACTATTTATTAACTCCAATGTTTTACACTCAGTCTATGTCTTTAATGATCAACCTTGTTTATTGAATTCACTCGTATTCCACAAAGAATTAATCTGTGACACAAATGAAAACATCTTTAAACAAAGATATATTCAACCTTTAGCAAATTGCAACGCTCTACCAAGTATCCCACTTTATCCTCATATCAAGTGGCAACGAATTGCAATCGATTGTATTCTTACCGCTTATGAAGCCTACGAATCGGAGAAGTTTGGTTACGAGCTATTTATAAGAAATCAACTCTCACACCTTTTTTATCTTCTTGTCAAACACCATCAAGAAGCACTCCAACAACCTCAAATCGAAAACCAAGAAATGAAGCGTCTGAAAAAAATGCTAAACTTTATTCACGAAAACTACTCCAAAGGAGTCGAAGTAGGACAAATTGCTGCTAGCGCCAACATCAGTATAAGAGAGTGTCAACGATGTTTTCAAAAACACGTCCAAATGTCCCCAATGCAATATCTTTTAAAATACCGTATTTCAGTTTCAGCAGGCCTATTGCTTCAAACGGATGCAACCATTACCGAAATCTGTAACAAAGTCGGATTCGATAGTCCAAGTTACTATACAAAAATCTTTAAACGCTTCATGAATACTTCACCAACTGCTTACCGTAAAAAAACTATAGTAAGATAA
- a CDS encoding heavy metal-binding domain-containing protein has translation MLIVTTDSISGKEIIEVKGLVRGSTVRSKNIGKDIGASFKNLVGGELTGYNEMLTEARQIAIGRMVEDAEAQGANAIVGMRLMSSSVMAGAAEMVAYGTAVVIK, from the coding sequence ATGTTAATTGTGACAACAGATAGTATCTCAGGGAAAGAAATTATTGAGGTAAAAGGTTTAGTGCGTGGAAGTACGGTTCGTTCAAAAAATATTGGTAAAGATATCGGAGCCTCATTTAAAAATCTAGTTGGGGGGGAATTAACTGGATATAATGAGATGTTAACGGAGGCACGCCAAATTGCGATTGGACGTATGGTTGAAGATGCAGAAGCTCAAGGGGCAAATGCGATTGTTGGAATGCGTTTAATGTCATCATCAGTGATGGCAGGGGCGGCTGAAATGGTCGCTTATGGAACAGCGGTTGTGATTAAATAA
- a CDS encoding YebC/PmpR family DNA-binding transcriptional regulator, with amino-acid sequence MGRKWNNIKYGKAAKDAARSKVLARFGKEIYMAAKNGDPDPELNRNLASVIDRAKVAGVNREIIDRAINKAKGGSDENYDFIRYEGYGPNGAAVIVDTLTDNVNRTVAEVRSAFNKNGGKIGVSGAVAFMFEATALFGFNGNSADEILEGLMEADVDVRDVEEEDGEITVYADQDQFHAVQTALNGMGITEFEAAELTMLPTSTVELDGDALAKFEKLIDVLEDLDDVQQVYHNVELPDEE; translated from the coding sequence ATGGGTCGTAAGTGGAATAATATTAAATACGGAAAAGCTGCTAAAGATGCTGCCCGTTCAAAAGTTTTAGCTCGTTTCGGAAAAGAAATTTACATGGCTGCTAAAAATGGAGATCCAGATCCAGAATTAAACCGTAACTTAGCATCAGTTATTGACCGTGCTAAAGTTGCAGGGGTTAACCGTGAAATCATCGACCGCGCTATCAACAAAGCAAAAGGTGGATCAGACGAAAATTACGATTTCATCCGCTATGAAGGATACGGACCAAATGGTGCTGCCGTTATCGTTGATACATTAACTGACAACGTAAACCGTACAGTAGCTGAAGTACGTTCTGCATTTAACAAAAACGGTGGAAAAATCGGAGTAAGTGGTGCCGTAGCATTCATGTTCGAAGCAACAGCATTATTCGGATTCAACGGAAACTCAGCTGATGAAATTTTAGAAGGATTAATGGAAGCAGACGTAGACGTTCGTGACGTTGAAGAAGAAGATGGAGAAATCACAGTATACGCAGACCAAGATCAATTCCATGCCGTACAAACAGCATTAAATGGAATGGGAATCACAGAATTCGAAGCTGCAGAATTAACAATGTTACCAACATCAACAGTAGAATTAGATGGTGATGCATTAGCTAAATTCGAAAAATTAATCGACGTACTAGAAGACTTAGACGATGTACAACAAGTTTACCACAACGTAGAATTACCAGACGAAGAATAA